Below is a window of Vibrio aerogenes DNA.
AGCTTGTACTCAGTCATCGGTTCAACCAACATGCTGGTATTCTGAGCTGCACTGGCATAAGGTGCTGAGATGAGCAGCAGCATGGCAGGCAAGAAGGATTTTCTGGACTTTAAATTCATTAGAGGTCATTCCTTGTTTTCATATATTTTTCAGGTTGTTGCCCTGTTTTGCTTCATGTAATTTATATTTTTGTAATGCTTATCGACGGGTTTACGCTTTTTGTTTTGTTGAGCGATACATAAACCAGACAAGTGCGGGAATAAGATAAGCAAAGTAGATGGTTACTTCGCTGACACTGGGTGCCTCCTGATAGCCGAACATCCCTTCCATTAATGTGCCAAATAAAGAGTGTGTGGTCAGAATACGACCGGCATTAAAGGCGACATCCTGCCAGTGATTCCACAAACCGGCTTCATGAAAAGCACGCACAGAACCTGCCGCCAGTCCGGCTGCAACAAACAAAATGAATAGTGCTGTCCAGCGGAAAAAAGCGTCAAGCGGCAAACGTATACTTCCCCGGTAAATCACCAGGCCAATTAAGGCTGCGGAGATGAGTCCACTCACAGCACCGGCAGGTGCCATAATACCGACGTCCTGAGAAAAGGCGGCAATCAAAAAGAATACTGATTCGAGCCCTTCCCGGGCCACAGCAAGAAAAACCATCAAGACTAGCGCCTGCGCTTTTCCCTGTTCCCGGCTAAGTGCCTGATCCATCGCTTCCCGGAGCTGGACATGGATATTTTTTGCAGCACGTTGCATCCAGAACACCATGTATGTCAGCATAATCACCGCAATTACTCCGACAATCGCTTCGAATAACTCCTGCTGCCGCTGAGGAAATTCACCACTGGTTTTTTCAATCACAATTCCCGCTATCAGGCATAAAGCAGCGGCTGAAAATACTCCAATCCAAACAAATTTCATCCACTGCGTTTGCCCGGTTTTTTTCAGATAACTGACAATCAGAACCACAATCAAAGCGGCTTCCAACCCTTCACGCAACATGATCAAATATGGAACAAAAAACATAATAATAATTCTCATTATAATAACCGTTCTCATTTTAATAATGTAACATTTTGTGTCAAATGTTATTTTTCTGTTTGTTTTTCGCCGGAGTTGCATTGTTGGTGCGGTTGCTGGTTGGTTTTTGGGCAGCTAAAGAAATCTAAGCATTCAATACTTTTGAGTATTGAATGCTTAGGGGCTGACCTTGGGTATAACAACTATTCTTAATTTTTCAAATGGCTGGAGAAACGATTGAGTTTGTACTCTCTGAATGAGTCGACATGATATTCAGTTCTCTCAATACAGAGAGAAGATCGGCTCGGGAAGCTGGTTTTACAATATGCGCATCCATCAATTTCTGAATCAACTCACGCTCAGCATCTCCAGACTCCCCCGTCAGAGCAATCACTGGTATCTCCGGATTGCATATCTTTATTCGTTCCGTCGCTTCGAATCCATTCATAACGGGCATTTGAATATCCATAATAACAAAGTCCACAGAATGCTGGTTAAAAGATTCTACTCCTTTCAAACCGTTGACCGCTTCAATCACATCATAGCCCAGCTGGCAAAGGTACAAGCGAACGAGTGCTCTTTGTACTTTATTGTCATCAACCACAAGAGCTGTTTTTCGTTGTAACCCGGTGCTGTTGTCTATTTTTTCTTGTGGTGCAGGTTCGGCAATTACAAATTGAAGACATGAAGGAGTCATCATCTCAGTCTCCAGAGCAGGAAAAACCAGATGAAATTCGGTATATGAACCAGGCTCAGAATAACATTCTATACTTCCACCAAAAGAGCGCATTACGCGCATACAATAGCTAAGGCCAAGACCGCTACCTCCCGTTTTCCCATGGCTATAGAAATCTTCGAAAACCTTGCTTTTCACTTCTGGAGGAATTCCCGGGCCAGTATCTTTGACAACAAGCCTGTTATGTTGTTTTCCTATGATTCCTTTAATTTCAACTTCACTATCAGGATAATCATGAAAGTAGTAAATCGCATTTCTCAATAAATTAAAGATCACAAAATTAAATAATGTATCGTTCACCCGAATAGAAAAGTCAGTATCTATCTGGACATGGACACGCGACTTTTCTAACTCTGTGGAAAAGCTGAATTGATGGAAGGCATGAAGTACTAACCGCTGAATCGACGAAACGGACATCGGCTCTTGCTCTAATGAAGAATTGGCGACTTCTGTAAGAATCATTTCAATTAACTGCTTTCCCTGTTTAATTGCAGATTGTGCATCATCAACTTCTTTTAGTAATTTACCCTGAGTCTCCTGATATTGAGAATATGTTTTTATCTGTTCTAAATGCAATTGTAACTGACCTAAGGGATTTTTCATTTCATGGGCAATTGAATGGGCAAGAGCATGAGATTGCTTTAAGCGCACATCGGCATTAATATAATATTGTGCTTCCGTAAATACTTTCTTTAATGCCACAATTTCTTCGTTGGAAAACAGCCTTCCATTACTTTTATGAGAAGAAATTAATAAATGAGAAATGTTATCATTAGTATTAAACATAGGCATGACCATAGCCATGTCATTTTTATCCATTTCATCATGGAGTTGATTCAGATTATTTGCATCTCCAGTCCTGTTAATCTTATCCACTAATTCTTCTATAATTAAGACATCCCTATTATTTGAAAAATAGTTATCAAAAACATCATCGTCTTTGTTATTTTTCATCAAGA
It encodes the following:
- the efeU gene encoding iron uptake transporter permease EfeU, which produces MRIIIMFFVPYLIMLREGLEAALIVVLIVSYLKKTGQTQWMKFVWIGVFSAAALCLIAGIVIEKTSGEFPQRQQELFEAIVGVIAVIMLTYMVFWMQRAAKNIHVQLREAMDQALSREQGKAQALVLMVFLAVAREGLESVFFLIAAFSQDVGIMAPAGAVSGLISAALIGLVIYRGSIRLPLDAFFRWTALFILFVAAGLAAGSVRAFHEAGLWNHWQDVAFNAGRILTTHSLFGTLMEGMFGYQEAPSVSEVTIYFAYLIPALVWFMYRSTKQKA
- a CDS encoding hybrid sensor histidine kinase/response regulator; this translates as MSDFYHNFLCYPKAVMLLLISVIVIFWVLFFIYKHINNNVYLSEKGNIYYILYSVGLFIWILTNSYFHSKYLIIFPEQFSIIVARISNLSVYIGFICAFLFSCSIREYYIKEKTSRWKFVCLFIVSLYSIIVNIVPGLAIKGITIHSPSNFILIFGFYSYVFFFIFYLVILSTLVNVFFLHKHGINKLNQTRIKYIVSGMIIFMSSTITIQFSMTSLLKDFSLTWLPPTLSISEMLMVGYALITSRFYSGRYVMYIFSSVIITFLLFLEIFKFISYLNIDSTFIVFSYALIVGLLWKKVFNLLRTYVSLIFYSSRFTPVDNIYSLIHEFKVSPNTALEKTAKLLNVPDKQMFLMKNNKDDDVFDNYFSNNRDVLIIEELVDKINRTGDANNLNQLHDEMDKNDMAMVMPMFNTNDNISHLLISSHKSNGRLFSNEEIVALKKVFTEAQYYINADVRLKQSHALAHSIAHEMKNPLGQLQLHLEQIKTYSQYQETQGKLLKEVDDAQSAIKQGKQLIEMILTEVANSSLEQEPMSVSSIQRLVLHAFHQFSFSTELEKSRVHVQIDTDFSIRVNDTLFNFVIFNLLRNAIYYFHDYPDSEVEIKGIIGKQHNRLVVKDTGPGIPPEVKSKVFEDFYSHGKTGGSGLGLSYCMRVMRSFGGSIECYSEPGSYTEFHLVFPALETEMMTPSCLQFVIAEPAPQEKIDNSTGLQRKTALVVDDNKVQRALVRLYLCQLGYDVIEAVNGLKGVESFNQHSVDFVIMDIQMPVMNGFEATERIKICNPEIPVIALTGESGDAERELIQKLMDAHIVKPASRADLLSVLRELNIMSTHSESTNSIVSPAI